One Halorientalis litorea DNA segment encodes these proteins:
- a CDS encoding SDR family oxidoreductase, with amino-acid sequence MTDDFDLSAPELTRDDLLVLEDPYFHDGTVAIVTGAASGIGRATAVGLAANGLTVVGADIDEDGLNETKAIADDLGASGPIHAVESDLTDDEDVAAVAETAAAEGDLRFVANIAGMQHIASIPEFPMEKYDLLTDIMLRSPFKMAQETMPYIRGTDDGHGAIANMSSVHGHYATKDKPAYITAKHGITGLTRAIAAEGDGTLRGFSVSVGYVLTPLMVNQIQDTAVERDISEQAVVEDVMLGQARTKEMMTPAEVANLFTFGFSSHAAHLNGADLLFDGGYTHTYE; translated from the coding sequence ATGACCGACGACTTCGACCTCAGCGCGCCCGAACTGACGCGAGACGACCTGCTCGTCCTCGAGGACCCGTACTTCCACGACGGGACCGTCGCCATCGTGACGGGGGCGGCCTCGGGCATCGGCCGGGCGACGGCCGTCGGCCTGGCGGCCAACGGCCTCACCGTCGTCGGCGCGGACATCGACGAGGACGGCCTGAACGAGACGAAAGCCATCGCGGACGACCTCGGCGCGTCGGGACCGATTCACGCCGTCGAGAGCGACCTCACGGACGACGAGGACGTGGCGGCGGTCGCGGAAACCGCCGCCGCCGAGGGTGACCTTCGGTTCGTCGCCAACATCGCCGGGATGCAACACATCGCGAGCATCCCCGAGTTCCCGATGGAAAAGTACGACCTCCTGACCGACATCATGCTCCGTTCGCCCTTCAAAATGGCACAGGAGACGATGCCGTACATCCGCGGGACGGACGACGGGCACGGGGCAATCGCGAACATGTCCTCGGTCCACGGCCACTACGCGACGAAGGACAAGCCCGCCTACATCACCGCCAAACACGGCATCACGGGACTGACCCGTGCGATTGCGGCCGAGGGCGACGGCACGCTCCGTGGCTTTTCGGTCTCGGTCGGGTACGTCTTGACCCCGCTGATGGTCAACCAGATTCAGGACACGGCCGTGGAGCGGGACATCTCCGAGCAGGCAGTCGTCGAGGACGTGATGCTCGGCCAGGCCCGCACCAAGGAGATGATGACCCCTGCGGAGGTGGCGAACCTCTTCACGTTCGGCTTCTCCAGTCACGCCGCCCACCTGAACGGTGCCGACCTGCTGTTCGACGGCGGCTACACCCACACCTATGAGTGA
- a CDS encoding carboxymuconolactone decarboxylase family protein: protein MTRVDLLDIDDIPEEYHYLFTDEYLGDRHIFRAWAHNPDVLEATLEYLNTLYDQLTPRRKELVILTVAWTRGARYEWHQHVDIAREKGVATDEMRAIGGGDFSAFPEAEFVLCQYAEAVATGEVTDQIHAALARHYDPSEIVAVGLLVDFYVGLCNYVASVELPFEGGEFVGWTPEDETVAELFG, encoded by the coding sequence ATGACGCGCGTGGACTTGCTCGACATCGACGACATCCCCGAGGAGTACCACTACCTGTTCACCGACGAGTATCTCGGGGACCGGCACATCTTCCGGGCCTGGGCGCACAACCCCGACGTGCTGGAAGCGACCTTGGAGTACCTGAACACGCTCTACGACCAGTTGACGCCGCGCCGGAAGGAACTGGTCATCCTGACCGTGGCGTGGACTCGCGGGGCTCGGTACGAGTGGCACCAGCACGTCGACATCGCCCGCGAGAAAGGTGTCGCAACCGACGAGATGCGGGCCATCGGCGGCGGCGACTTCTCCGCGTTCCCCGAGGCGGAGTTCGTCCTCTGTCAGTACGCCGAAGCCGTGGCGACCGGGGAGGTGACCGACCAGATTCACGCCGCGCTGGCACGCCACTACGACCCGAGCGAGATCGTCGCCGTCGGATTGCTCGTGGACTTCTACGTCGGACTCTGCAACTACGTCGCCTCGGTCGAGTTGCCCTTCGAGGGCGGCGAGTTCGTCGGGTGGACGCCCGAGGACGAAACCGTCGCCGAGCTGTTCGGATGA
- a CDS encoding patatin-like phospholipase family protein — protein sequence MSEATGETADGEDTTNVAIACQGGGSHTAFTAGVLQQLLEEWDDEYELVGISGTSGGAYNALAAWYGIVTGDHETAVDILDAIWDDLAADSWSDKMLNQWVTGVSRLESTGFPLPSLSPYQIPGPEVGKEEITETLERHLDFDAIADLCTADAPELVVGTVNVNAGVFETFTNEDVTTDAVLASAAVPNLFEAVEINGHFHWDGLFSQNPPVDDLMAVPPERKPDELWVVQINPQEFEGEPTTIDVIADRRNELSGNISLNQELRFIGRVNEWVREGHLPADQFSTTEVHRIEMGERFHCSTKVDRDPAFLDELMTLGRERASAFLAERQSEAPGSR from the coding sequence ATGAGTGAGGCCACAGGCGAGACAGCCGACGGCGAGGACACCACGAACGTCGCCATCGCTTGCCAAGGCGGTGGGAGTCACACCGCGTTCACTGCTGGCGTCCTTCAGCAGCTCCTCGAGGAATGGGACGACGAGTACGAACTCGTCGGAATCAGCGGCACGTCCGGCGGTGCCTACAACGCGCTGGCGGCGTGGTACGGTATCGTCACCGGCGACCACGAGACGGCCGTCGACATCCTCGACGCCATCTGGGACGACCTCGCCGCCGATAGCTGGTCGGATAAGATGCTGAACCAGTGGGTGACGGGCGTGAGCCGACTCGAGAGCACCGGCTTTCCGTTGCCATCGCTCAGCCCGTACCAGATTCCCGGCCCCGAAGTCGGGAAAGAAGAGATTACCGAGACGCTCGAACGCCACCTCGACTTCGACGCCATCGCGGACCTGTGTACCGCCGACGCCCCGGAACTGGTCGTCGGGACGGTCAACGTCAACGCCGGCGTCTTCGAGACGTTCACGAACGAGGACGTCACCACCGACGCGGTGCTGGCGTCGGCCGCCGTCCCCAACCTCTTCGAGGCCGTCGAAATCAACGGCCACTTCCACTGGGACGGCTTGTTCTCCCAGAACCCACCCGTCGACGACCTCATGGCGGTCCCACCGGAGCGCAAACCCGACGAACTCTGGGTCGTCCAAATCAACCCCCAGGAGTTCGAGGGAGAACCGACGACGATAGACGTCATCGCGGACCGCCGCAATGAACTCTCGGGCAACATCTCGCTCAACCAGGAGTTGCGGTTCATCGGACGCGTCAACGAGTGGGTCAGGGAGGGCCACCTCCCGGCCGACCAGTTCTCGACGACCGAGGTCCACCGCATCGAGATGGGCGAACGGTTCCACTGTTCGACGAAGGTCGACCGTGACCCGGCCTTCCTCGACGAGTTGATGACGCTGGGTCGGGAGCGTGCGTCGGCGTTTCTGGCGGAACGACAATCCGAGGCACCGGGTAGTCGATAG
- a CDS encoding HalOD1 output domain-containing protein, with protein sequence MGDTQDSYYEPAGGEELSTSVVTAVARAHDENVLEQQWRISEDINTDALDGLFNESNLKMSLQFEADSSMVTIVADQSGDPVIKVESHR encoded by the coding sequence ATGGGAGACACGCAAGATTCTTACTACGAACCAGCGGGTGGTGAAGAGCTAAGCACGTCAGTCGTGACGGCGGTTGCAAGAGCTCACGACGAGAATGTGCTCGAACAACAGTGGCGTATTAGTGAAGATATCAACACGGACGCACTGGACGGCCTGTTCAACGAGAGTAATCTCAAGATGAGCCTCCAGTTCGAGGCAGATTCGTCGATGGTAACTATCGTTGCCGACCAGAGCGGGGACCCGGTCATCAAAGTCGAATCACACCGCTGA
- a CDS encoding NAD(P)H-hydrate epimerase, which translates to MSETFRTPGGDVPAVTAAEMREVDRVAVADVGVTLLQMMENAGRGLARAVRYATDGPVTVLAGNGGNGGGGLVCARHLANRGREVRVVTDRSPDELEGAAAHQHGILSAMDVPVTVGPDAVPASGPVVDALVGYGLTGPLGGTAAEMATALADDGPVVSLDVPSGVDATTGDAPGPHVRPDLTVTLALPKTGLTPDQYCLLLADIGLPAVVFRRAGIDYRNPFDGGLVTLQG; encoded by the coding sequence GTGTCAGAGACGTTCCGGACTCCGGGCGGCGACGTTCCCGCCGTCACCGCCGCCGAGATGCGCGAGGTGGACCGCGTGGCCGTCGCGGACGTGGGCGTGACCCTCCTCCAGATGATGGAGAACGCCGGCCGTGGCCTCGCCCGGGCGGTCCGGTACGCCACCGACGGCCCCGTGACGGTGCTCGCGGGAAACGGCGGGAACGGCGGAGGCGGCCTCGTCTGCGCTCGCCACCTCGCCAACCGCGGCCGCGAGGTCCGGGTGGTCACGGACCGGAGCCCCGACGAACTGGAGGGCGCGGCGGCCCACCAGCACGGCATCCTGTCCGCGATGGACGTGCCCGTGACCGTCGGCCCGGACGCGGTTCCGGCGTCGGGACCGGTCGTGGACGCGCTGGTCGGCTACGGGCTGACGGGACCGCTGGGCGGCACGGCCGCCGAGATGGCGACGGCACTCGCCGACGACGGGCCAGTCGTCTCGCTGGACGTGCCCTCGGGCGTGGACGCGACGACGGGCGACGCCCCCGGCCCGCACGTCCGCCCCGACCTGACCGTGACGCTCGCGCTGCCGAAGACCGGACTGACCCCCGACCAGTACTGCCTCCTGCTCGCGGACATCGGCCTCCCGGCCGTCGTGTTCCGGCGGGCCGGTATCGACTACCGGAACCCCTTCGACGGCGGCCTCGTGACGCTGCAGGGGTGA